Genomic DNA from Methylocystis sp. MJC1:
GTCTTGTGGATGCTGCGTCCGCGTTGGAGACTCTTACGGGAGAGCCGGTGCTGCGTCCTCTTTGCACAAGCCAGCGCTACCATCGCCGAGTCTTCATGGCTCCACCGTGGCCCGAAATCTATGTGACGGACCCCGGCCGCCAGCACGGATTCGAGGCTGCAACGGCGGAGTATCATCGCTTGATGACGGCGTTTCCCGCCCTGGACTATGACGTGATCAACTTGCCGCAGACTGCGATATCGGCGCGCGCCGATTTCGTGCAGGCGTGTCTCGGGAACGTCGCCTAGCCAAGGCAAACCGCTAAAAGCGGATAGCCCGCCAAACGCGAAACCACCTCATTTCATTCCCACTCTATTGTTTCCAACCCGTCATCAAAGCGTATCATCCCGTCGATAGCTCCTGTTTTTGTAGGACTTTTCAACAGGGGCAATAAGCATGGAGACTAATCCGCCGGAGCGAGCCAGGGGGCGGATCAGCAGGTTTTATCTCCGATGGGCGCTGGTCCCGATTGTCTTGGCGTCGGGTTTCGCCGGCCTTGGATATGAAATCGTTTGGACCCGCATGTTGAGCCTTGCGCTCGGTAGCGAGATGATGGCCGTGCTCGGGGTCGTCGCAGGGTTTTTCAGCGGATTGGCTCTGGGCGCCTTCGTTCTCGATCCGTTGATCAGGAAAGCGCGAGCGCCCTGTCGCGCCTATGCGGCTCTCGAAGCCGCGATCGGGACTTGGGCTGTCGTGAGCGCCTGGCTGCTTCCGGGCGCCGCTCGGATCATGCCGGAGTTGGTTGGCGCCGAGCCGTCGCCGCTTGCGCTGTGGTTCGCCAGCTTTGCCCTGCCGGCGCTGGCGCTTCTCCCGGCGACGGCGGCGATGGGCGGAACGCTGACCGCGCTCGACCGTCTTACCGCGACGATCGAGGGCGACGCCCATGCGAGCGCCGGCGTCTATGGAGCCAACACCGCCGGCGCCGTCGCGGGCGCCCTGGCCTGCGCATTTCTTCTCGTGCCGCAACTGGGCTTGTCGAACACGCTCTTTGGCCTTGCCGGATTGAACGCGCTCTGCGCTTTCGGCGCCCTCGCCTTGCAAAGAGACACCGACGAAGCGGCGGAGCCGACGATCTTGCGGCCGGCGCCGGACGGTGCGCGGCGCCTGACGATCACCTTGTTTGCGACGGGCTTGCTTGGGATCGCCTTCGAAACGCTCGTCGTTCGGCTTGCGGCGCAAATCCTTCAGGATACCGTCTACACTTTTGCCGCCCTGCTTGCCGCCTACCTTCTTGGCGTCGCGGCCGGCGGGCTGCTGTGGCAAAGGTTCGGGCGGCAAGGCGATCACTCGAGCCTCGGCTGGCTTTTGGCGGCGAGCGCTTTTTCCTGCCTTTTGACCGCAGCTTTCGCGCCCTTTGGCACACCCCTTGCCGAAGGCGCCGCGGCAAGCGGCGTCATTGGCGAATTTGCGGTTGCGATCGCGTTTTTCTTGCTCCCATCATGCGCAATGGGCGCTCTGTTCGGCTATTTGGCTCAGCAAGCGCGTGACGCGCGTGGTTCGCTGGGCTGGGCCGTCGGCGTCAATAGCCTCGGGGCCGCGCTGGCCCCGCTGGCGACCGCGCTCATTCTCATTCCCAGCTTCGGCGTCTGGCGTGCGCTGGCGCTGGTGGCGCTCGGCTATCTGCTGTTGCTTCCACTACGCCAGGCGTCGCTTATCGCTCTTGCCGCGCCCGCTCTGCTCGGCGTGTTTTTATTCATAAGGCCCGAGCCGTCCTTGATACGGCCGCCCAATGGCGGCGCCGTGCTGGCGACACGCGAGGGGCCGATGGCGACGGCGAGCGTCGTCGATGATGCAGCGGGCGTGCGCTATCTCGATATCAACGGTCATTTTCGCATGGGCGGCACGAGCTCCGCCCGTTCGGATTATCGGCAGGCGATATTGCCGCTGCTTCTACATCCGGCGCCACATCGGGCCCTGTTCCTGGGCGTCGGCACGGGCGCGACGCTCATAGGCGGCGCGATGATGCCCGGCGTCGAGGCGCATGGGGTGGAGCTTCTTCCCGAAGTGGTGGAGTTGCTGCCCTGGTTCGCCAATGAGACGCAAAGCGTCGCGCTTCCCAAAGTGACTGTCGCCGATGCGCGTCGTTACGTCACCGCCGATCGCGAACATCACGATGTCATTATCGCCGACCTCTTCCACCCCGCTCTGGACGGCAGCGGCGCGCTCTACACCACCGAGCATTTCGCCGCGGTGCGAGAGAGATTGGCCCCCGGCGGGATTTTTTGCCAGTGGCTGCCTTTGTATCAACTCGATCTGCCCTCGCTACGCGCCATTATTCGCAGCTTTCTGGAAGTCTATCCGGGCGGCTCAGCTTGGCTCAATCATTATAGCGTGCGAACGCCGATGCTGGCCCTCGTCGGTCCGCGCGACGCGGGTGCGCCCGCGTTCGACACGCTTGCAACAAGACTCGACGAACCTTCGCTCGCTGCTGTCGTCAGACCGCTCGGGTTTATCGCGCCAATCGACCTCCTCGGGCAATTTTTAGGTGGACCGCGCGCTTTGGCGGCTTTCGCTGGGGACGGGCCGCGTAACACTGACGACAGGCCTTTCGTGACCTTCGACGCGCATCGCAATGTGGCTGCATTGACCGCCCCGCCGTGGAAGACTCTGCTCGCCGTCTCGCGCGGGATGATCACTGACGCTGGCGAGCTATTGCCTGCCGGAAGGCAAGACGCTTTTGCCGCGCGTCTCGCCTCCTATTGGCGCGCGCGCAATCGCTTTCTGGAGGCCGGCGCGGCCTTGCCGGGAGAACCGCGCGGGCGCGCTCTGATCGACGCCGCATCGCAAGGGCTACTCGAGACGCTCCGGCAGAGTGAAGAGTTCGAGCCGGCTTACGGCCCTCTGATCAGCATGGCGCGAGCGTTGATTGCGTCGGACCGCGCCGCAGGCGTCGCGCTGCTGCGCGAGATCGACGCCGCGGCGCCTATGCGCGGCGCCGCTCGCGAACTGCTGGCAAGGGACGCCAGCCGGTGACGCCTTGCGAATGACGGACAAGACTCTCACGGCGTGAATTTGATCTCGTAGCCCCAGCAATCCAGCCTGTCAGGGATGGCGTTGAGCGCCACTGTGACTCTGACGTCGCCCTGGTTCTTCGGAACCTCGTGATAGAGGTAGCTTGGGAACAAAATCAGGTCCCCCGGCTCGGCCTCGGGCACCACATATTTTCCGGCGTTGAACGGCCCCACTGCCGCCGAGCGCGTGTGATGCCGAAAAGAAAATTCGAATCCGCCCGGCGGCCGGACAAACGCCGTGCGGCTGCCGGGATGCGACGGCGTGAGATAAAAAACGCCCGACGCAAAACTATTGGCGTGCGAATGAAGCGCCTGGCTGCCGCCGGGCTCCAGCACATTCGTCCACATTTCCTTGATGGTCCACTGCAGCCGCTCGCCAAAGAGGAGCGCGCCGAAGTCGGCGAGCTTGGGAATCGCCAGCTCGGAGAGCTGCTCGAACAGCTTATTGTGGCGCGGGTCGGAGATCTGGGTGTGAAAGAGTTGATCCGACCGTAGATTTTTCTCGATCGGCGCGTCGCGAATTGCGGCGACAGCCGCGGCCACCAACTCCGGGCTCAACACGCCCGGACAACGCATGAGCGGAATGGGAAAGAGCGGTTCGACTTGATCCATGGCTGAGTGACTCTGCGCTGCTTGATCGCCGTTTATGAACGCTTATGCGAAGATTGCACAAGGGGCGTCAGTGGCGAGATTTCTCATGCGCGTGTTTGCTCTCCGCAGCTTTGGAGCGCTCCGGCTGTTTCGCTGGCAATTGATCGGGCCGAAGGACGTCGATCTTGTCGTTTGCGGCGTGACGCTGCTCGCGAACCTCATCCGCAGCGCGCTCCGCCCAATAGAGGCAGTCGTCGAATTCGCCATTTCCGGCTTCGGCCATCGACTGATGCAGGTGTCGCTCAACGATATAGCGGGACGGATGATCCGCAGGCAAAGGGTTAGCCAAGGCCCGCGCTTTGTCGACAGCGGCCACGCAATCTTCCTTGGTCGGCTCGTCATCGGCTGCGCTTGCTTCTGTCGCGGTTGGCGCGACTGCCAGGTCCGCGGCCGCCTCGACAGGAGCCGGCGCCGCTTGCGTGACTTTGGCTGCAACATCCTCTTCGGGCGCAAATCGCCACAAGGCGGCAGCCAGGACGCCGATCGCCAAGGCGAGGAGAAGGGGGAGAAGAGACTGGAGGCGCAAAATTCAGGAACCCGGTTAGCAGAATGGAAAGCCGGCGGCGCACACGACGCCGCCGGCATTAGTTTCGTTCTCGAGCCGCGAGATTAGTCGCGCTCGGCGTGCTGCTCGTCGTCGTGATCGTCGTGATCGTGCTTGCCGAGACGCTTCGCGAGTTCCGCATTCTTCTCGACGAGGAGCTTGGGCGAGCCCGCGGGCCGGAAGAAGATCGGGTTCGCATAGAACCAGAGGTTCGACCACGCCTGAACGTCGTGAGTCACCTTCTTCACGCCGCCAACGGATTCGAGATGGGCGGGGCAAGCGGGATCCGCGCAATCGACGAGAGCGTTGTTCTTGTCGAGCAGCGGATTGCCGGCGGCGTCCGTCACATTCGGGGTCGCAAGCGGGATATTCGTGCCGCGCGCGCGAATATAACCCGGCTCCGATCCCATT
This window encodes:
- a CDS encoding AAA family ATPase — encoded protein: MNNRFVLISGCSGGGKSTLLAELSARGHAVVEEPGRRIIAEELATAGKALPWVDQAAFLRRAIDMALADRISAAAHEGWVFFDRGLVDAASALETLTGEPVLRPLCTSQRYHRRVFMAPPWPEIYVTDPGRQHGFEAATAEYHRLMTAFPALDYDVINLPQTAISARADFVQACLGNVA
- a CDS encoding spermidine synthase gives rise to the protein METNPPERARGRISRFYLRWALVPIVLASGFAGLGYEIVWTRMLSLALGSEMMAVLGVVAGFFSGLALGAFVLDPLIRKARAPCRAYAALEAAIGTWAVVSAWLLPGAARIMPELVGAEPSPLALWFASFALPALALLPATAAMGGTLTALDRLTATIEGDAHASAGVYGANTAGAVAGALACAFLLVPQLGLSNTLFGLAGLNALCAFGALALQRDTDEAAEPTILRPAPDGARRLTITLFATGLLGIAFETLVVRLAAQILQDTVYTFAALLAAYLLGVAAGGLLWQRFGRQGDHSSLGWLLAASAFSCLLTAAFAPFGTPLAEGAAASGVIGEFAVAIAFFLLPSCAMGALFGYLAQQARDARGSLGWAVGVNSLGAALAPLATALILIPSFGVWRALALVALGYLLLLPLRQASLIALAAPALLGVFLFIRPEPSLIRPPNGGAVLATREGPMATASVVDDAAGVRYLDINGHFRMGGTSSARSDYRQAILPLLLHPAPHRALFLGVGTGATLIGGAMMPGVEAHGVELLPEVVELLPWFANETQSVALPKVTVADARRYVTADREHHDVIIADLFHPALDGSGALYTTEHFAAVRERLAPGGIFCQWLPLYQLDLPSLRAIIRSFLEVYPGGSAWLNHYSVRTPMLALVGPRDAGAPAFDTLATRLDEPSLAAVVRPLGFIAPIDLLGQFLGGPRALAAFAGDGPRNTDDRPFVTFDAHRNVAALTAPPWKTLLAVSRGMITDAGELLPAGRQDAFAARLASYWRARNRFLEAGAALPGEPRGRALIDAASQGLLETLRQSEEFEPAYGPLISMARALIASDRAAGVALLREIDAAAPMRGAARELLARDASR
- a CDS encoding putative 2OG-Fe(II) oxygenase, giving the protein MDQVEPLFPIPLMRCPGVLSPELVAAAVAAIRDAPIEKNLRSDQLFHTQISDPRHNKLFEQLSELAIPKLADFGALLFGERLQWTIKEMWTNVLEPGGSQALHSHANSFASGVFYLTPSHPGSRTAFVRPPGGFEFSFRHHTRSAAVGPFNAGKYVVPEAEPGDLILFPSYLYHEVPKNQGDVRVTVALNAIPDRLDCWGYEIKFTP